The window ATCTAATCTTTTTTGTGCAATGGAATCTTGTTATGTAGctgaagctggctttgaacttataaccCTCCTACATCTGTCTCCTAAGTATTGGGTTTTAGAGATATCCCACCACCCCTGGCCCATTTTACATGTTTAAGGAGatataaagaaaatcaaagagccgggcggtggtggtgcacgcctgtaatcccagcactctgggaggcagagacgggaggatttctgagttcgaggccagcctggtctcgaGGCTgtcagagtgaactccaggacagccagggctatacagagaaaccctgtcttcaaaaaaaaaaagggaatgtaGCTCCAAAATATAGACTAAATTATACATAGACAAAATACAATTTGTCTCTTTCTTGTTGTCTGGCGGGGTCAACTTCTGAGAcactttaatgtttttatattttaggaagctttgGGAGATGTTGTTTACTGTAGTCTTCCTGAAGTCGggacaaaattgaaaaaacaagGTGAGTGTGCGTCTCACTTGGAATGCCATGGTCCATTTTCTGACCTGATCTTCATCTGAATGGCCACTCGTTTGCACTCAGGGTCAGTTAGAGTAATTTCGGGAAAAGAGAATCTTCAAACAGGACTGTGTAGCAGTTCCTGCGGGGTTCACTGACTTCCACAGGCAGTCTACAGCGAGCGGGTGGACGGCGTTCCGCTACAGAGAGCCACTGAGGAGCTCCTTTCTTTACTCGACTTCCCCCTCAGTGTGTGTATCAGGCTGAAGAAGGCCGTTGGGGCTGTGGAGAAGTAATGTCTCAGCAATCGCTGCCTTACAGTTCTCCACCCAGCTCTGGGTTGTTTATAGTTTATATATTGACACACCTAGCTGTCTCAGATCATGAGCATAGAGAATATCTACTTTATAACGAAAGTCAGGAGGTAGAGGGTCAACACTATCTCTTCACCCACAAAAAAGGATACTGAGGTTTCTGGTTGTAAAGGGAGCTggtggtgtagctcagtggtcaaTTTGTTGGCTAGCGTGCACATGTTACCCtgggctccatctccagcactgcaaAAGTAAAAGCTAAAATCTGCCTACCTTTGCATGTAGCAGAGAGAATCCAGCATAAAGTCAGCctattttttgttgcttttggggGGCgggtaagatttattttattttactgtgtaTGAGTGTTCGTCTGCATGTTGCATGCACACTGTGTGTGCGCCTGGTGCCTGCACAGGCTTCAGAAGGGCATTGGAACTGCTGTAGTTATAGGTAGTGTGGATACTGTGAGCTGAACACGGTTTTCTCTAAAAGCAACAGGTATTCCTCAGCCCAGAACCTGGTTTTTAAAACCTAGCCTCACAATTTACCAGTCATGTGACTTCAGCAAAGTTACAGAATTGACCGTGAATTATTGACATATATGATAGTACTGTTCATCTCGGATGTCTTGATTTCTAAGTATCTTTAATAGAATCTCCCATGCATACCCACTTTGATCTTGTGTGAGGCTTTCAGTTTCTCTTTGTAATAAGGGTTCTGtagactgaattcaggtccttgtgcCTAAGGCGAGCCTTGTACTGCCTCAGTGCCCTACGGAACCACATTGTACTGAGTTGGTATTGTATGTACCGAACTCCCTGCCCTtcttgatgatttttttgtttttgtttttgttttcttggtttgctggttggttgttttggtttttgttgttgttgtttgttttgttttgtttttttgagacaagatttctctgtgtagtcctggcaatcctggaactcactctgtagaccaggttggcctggaacagAGGTccactgctggaattaaaggtgtgtaccactactaCCTATGtggttttggggtgtgtgtgtgtgtgtgtgtgtgtctatctgtctgtctgtctgtctgtctgtctgtcttgcatATGCCATGGagcatgtatggaggtcagaggacaatttggggCAGTTAGCACCAGACTTGGCAGCAGGTACCTTttgtaaagaataaaataaagataggGTCTCTGTGCTGGAGCGatgatagttcagtggttaagagcactaactgctcatCCACTCCCAAAGGAACTcagttgattcccagcacccatatggtggctcgcaACATCTGttcctccagctccagggcacctGACTGTCATCCCCTCCACCCCGCCTCTGAGGGCatcagcacatgcacacagaatacatgcataaatgtaggcaaaacacccataaacataaaaaattataaattttaaaaatgaattgaaagaacaaacaaaaacaaaaatccaaggtCTCATTCTATAGTCCTGCCTGGCTTCCCACTCACAGAGGTCCCCCTGCCTCTTCTCCCTAGGTCGGGGATCAGATGCCTGGCTCTTAAGATGTAGGCTTGGTATGGTATGAACAACCATGGCCTCTataagctcatatatttaaatgcttggtccccagttagttgtgtaggattgggaggtgtgggcTTTTTAGAGAATGTGTGTcattgggctttgaggtttcaaaagcccatactaGGCCCAGGCTTCTCTCTGGGCCTACGACTTGTTGATCAGACGTGAGCTCTCAGCTGCGGGTCCAACACCATGCCATCCTGCGTCCAGCACTCTGTAAGGAGTCCCAGTGAAGTGCTTCCTTTAAGAAGTTCCTCCGTCGTGGTGTCTCCTCACAGGGTGAGCAGTAAGGAAGGCACTTGGCGTTCCTCTTACTAGGTGATTTTGGCTCACTCTAAAAGGCAGACTCCCAGGAGGGTGCTGCAGTTCAAATCCTGGCACAGTTCTTTCAGCTTACCAAGCCCCTTGGGTGACCGCCTGTGTACCCATAGTTTAGGGCTCCTCCACAGGCCAGGATATGTGATGCCATGGGTAGTAAACTGAAAGTGTGCTGTGGCACTGAACGCCAACACACTGCCAGCGTGCCATTTACAGTGTGCGGAGTATGCATGTTCACTTTGAAGCTATCTATGCCTTTCTTGTACGAACTCCACAGCACCTTGACTATAAATAAAGACACTCAGAATTTTTTAGCCTGACTGAATGGGAgataactactttttttttttatagtttgcttttatattgttttgtaaCACTGTTTGTTTTGACGGGATGTCGGGGAGACAACTTGCAAGAGAtgtccttctctccttgtaccttggtcctggggactgaactcaggtcctcaggcttagcagcaagcatcTTCTCCTAATGAACCATCTCAAGAGGTTTTTTAGTTTGgggtatttattttgagacaggatcttctttagctcaggctagcctcttAACTCCCTGTgtagctaagaatgaccttgaactgattcgcctgcctctgtctccccagcactgatTACAGTgttaccaccacacccagtttattcAGTGTTGGGGACTGAACCTAAGGTGCATGAGTGCTAGGCAAACGCTCTGTCCACTGAGCTATATAGCTTACCgtattttctgttttggtttgtttgtttagacagggtcttactatgtatccctggctggtgtggaactcactttatagaccaggctggctgcaaacttaGAGAGatcctctcaagtgttgggactaaaggtgtgagccaccactcctagacacattttgtattttgggtttgtttttgtttttgtttttttgtttctctgtgtagtcctggctgtcctggaactcactctgtagaccatgctggcctcgaactcagacatctgcctgcctctgctcccaagtgctgggattacaggcatgcgccaccaagcCCAgcaacattttctattttcaagtCACTGACTTGATGACTTGATGACTATCTTTCGCTGCTTCCTTTTAGAGGAGTTTGGCGCTTTGGAGAGCGTGAAGGCTGCCAGTGAACTCTACTCTCCTCTGTCAGGAGAGGTAACTGAAGTCAATGAAGCACTTGCAGAAAACCCAGGGCTCGTCAACAAATCCTGTTACGAAGACGGTGAGTTGCTGCTCAGAATTTCATTCCTACATTAAAGTAACTCAGTCAAGTATGCCTACAGCAGTTTTCTCCATGTTATAGATGAATGAACAACCTCAAAAGTGTAACCAGGGTCGTATAGCCAGTAAGTGGCAATATTAAGATTTGGTTATGGTTCTCTTTGGCTTGCTGCCTTGCCCCTCAGACTTTCCCTTTGGGGTTGGATGGTTTCAGATGGGGTCACTACATAGATAGCTCTTGCTGgtcttaaattcacagagatcctcctgcctctgcctcctaagtgctgggattaaaggcttgcaccaccatgcTGGCTTTCAATCTTTCTACTTCTATTAGTTCTAATAGTTAATGTTTGGTATGCCCTTAAAAACATATGTCTgtgcaggtgctcttaaccactgaggcatcatctctccagccccaaggtttctttttgttgttgtttttcttttttttgtttttcaagacagggtttctctgtgtagccctggctgtcctggaactcacactgtagaccaggctggcccttgaactcagaaatccgcctgcctctgcctcccaagtgctgggactaaaggcgtgcgccaccactgcccagccctaaggtttcattttaaaatattttaattaaaaaaagttatttgagccgggcatggtggtgcacacctttaaccccactctgcaggaggcagaggcattcggaggtctgagttcaaggccagcctggtttacaaactgagttctgggctggagagatggctcagcggttaagagcactgactgctcttccagaggtccctgagttcaaatcccagcaaccatatggtggctcacaaccatctgtaatgagagctgatgccctcttctggagtgtctgaagacagctacagtgtacttacatataataataaataagtcttttaaaaaaaaaacaaaaaaacaacaacaaaaaaaaaaaaaaccaaactgagttccaggacagctgggactattaaaacggagaaaccctgtcttgaaaaatggaAACAAGAAAAAATTTGTTTCTATATAGGGATATTTAAGTGCaagtgctctcagaggccagagaggattgaaatccctggagctggagttataggttgtgagccacccgatGTCAGTGCTCAGAACCACACTTGGATCCAGTGCTACAGCAGTATGCTGTTAAAAACTGAGCCGTCTTACTCCAGCTCCCTCCAATAAATGTATTGAAGAAAGAATGGGTTTATGTTAGAGTAACAACATCACTTAAATGGGGGCACAGTATTAATTTGAGGgacttaaaattttacattttgaatgaatTTGACTTTTGAAAGGCAATTTGAactgaggttttgttttggtttcaggTTGGCTGATCAAGATGACACTGAGCGACCCTTCAGAGCTGGATGAGTTGATGAGTGAAGAGGCATATGAGAAATACGTGAAGTCCATTGAGGAGTGACATGGCACCCTCCACTTCCAGATAACACTGGGCTGCCACCTGCCCCAGCATGCTTGTCTTAATCTAGTGGAGAATAGAGGACTTGAAATAGCTTCTAGCAGTACCGATGGGAGGAACCTGTTCTTGACAGTGCTCCTTAAGACCCACCCCAACTTCCTAATGGATGCGGCTAAACGCCGTGTACAGATTTTTTTGATAATCACCATACTAAGTATTTAGACTAGGGGTTAAGCTCTGGAATTTAAAATTCTTAAGATCCTCTGTGGTGAACAGCTGGGTTTGGTGACGGACCACcgttgaatcccagcactcaacagGCAGATATTAGTTCCAGGTCAGTCTATATAACCAGTTTCAGACTAGCCACAGCTACATGGTGAGATACTACCTACTGGTTATAAGAATTTCACAATTCAAGATAACAGTAGTGCATCTTACATAATTTTGTAACTTGCCCATATCTACCACTGGATTTTGGTCAGAGACTTAGTGTGTTCTCATTGGAAATGATTGGGAATGCAGAGAAGTGTGGTATAGTGTCAGAGGCAGGAGACTGCTGTCTTTGTTTCGCCATGTGCTGTGTTGGTTTGTTTCCCTACCGTGAAGCACTGGCTTTGCAACActgtgagaaacaaataaaaccctcATCCTCTTTGTTCATCATGGCTTTTATTTGGATATTAATGTTTCATTTAGTGACTGCTAGTTTTAGAAAGTTTAATCTTAATAATAGGAAGTTCCTGTGTCTGGCACTAGGGATACCTCTGAGGCGTATCCTGCCTAACCATGTGAAactattaaggaaaaaaaaatttagtcCAGGGGCTGAAGGGGTCAGTGGTTAGGATTACTTGCTGTTCCTGCTTCTCCTGCAGACAGCCTggggggttcagttcccagcacccatgtggtagctcacagacatccctaactccagttccaggggatctgatgccttctgacctctgaaggtgTCACACAGGCACATATGGTACACATGCTCAGAGTGAAGTTTACCCATTGTTCTCGGCATGCACTGACCCTGTGTGTTCCCCAAAGGCAAATTCGTTTATAGAACTTGCAATAGTGGGAAACTGCATTCACTCTTTTCCCTGTGATGATAAAGAAAAGAACGAAATTATCTTCACTTCTCATCGTTGCTAGCTTAGAAAGGGAACAGGTGACAGCTGGTCAGCAGTGCACACAGTGTGTCAGTGCACATGGTGTGTCTGAATATTGTGTTCAGGTTTCCATGTAATAGCTGTAGACACTAGAACTTTCTGACACTGGTTTGATGACCGTTCTTTACAACTCAAGTGTACTTCCTGCCAAATGGGGTTTCTGAAGGCTGATGTGGCACATTCTCTAATACCATCTGTAAAAGTGCTAACTGGGAATTGGGGATTCTATGCACACTGATGTGTATAACAAGCTTGGGGGCTCTCAACACTTGGAAGGTGGATGttgggatcaggagttcaagatccaAGGTCATCTTTGAGCTACAGATcccatggccagcctgggctcagaCAAGCTTATATAAGAACACAGACAAACTCCattaccaaaccaaaccaaacccacgGGTGAATTCCCCCACCCTCCCAAGGGAAGTAGGTAGACTGGTCTATCCTCTCCCCTCCGACTGCAGCATGCAATCCTATACTTAGTAATTGCTTTAGCCTGGCTCTCAAGCCCAGGCTGAGCTGGAGGGTGTAGCTGAGGACCAGCTTGACTCCAGAGTTTCCTGCTTTCATCTTCCAAGGGctggattagaggcatgcaccaccatgtctggccagACTTTAAGCTTTGGAAGAgtacttttctttttgctttagtcttttgtcttttcttaacGTTGTTGGATGTTTTCAAAGGATTAAATCCTCAGAAATATagtttggggtggtggtggttagagaaatggtttagtggttaaaagctctggctgctcttccaaaagacctggattcagttcccagaatctcCTTGGATGCTTATGAATGCCAAACACCAGTTCCAAAGTATCCGATCCCTTTTTGtaacctccatgggcaccaggcatggaAGTGGTGCACGGACATGTCAGTCAAAATACCAATACActtagaaaaaattaaagtttaaaaaatagattGTTCAGAAggcatgaaaacaaacaaaaaaaccaacgaAAGAAAACACCTTGGAGGTTGACTATGTAGGGTCTCGGTAGAACCACTAGAGGGCTCTCCACACAGTATCTGGTATGAAAACGATCAGAACAGCAGACTTGGTGCCTCAGCAGACTGGAAAATTTGACTcaccctctccctgcttccccaATGCTGAGCTTTTCTGTGGCTGTTTAAAAGACTTTTGCCTACCTTCGGTTGTAAAGATTATGATTGGGTGGCCAGGTCTGGCACCACATGCTGGTAGTTTCAGCACTCAGACAGAGGGAAGATGTTGACTTGGAGGCCAGACCAGACGGCATAGTGAAATCCTACCTCAAAACACTGAGGAAATGGAGACACATCTCAGTGACAGAGTCTCTGTCTAGCATGTGAACCTAGAAAACAATGAAAGAGTGTGCCTTTATGACTGCCCAGCACGAGCATGGCGTACATACGTATAcacaggcagaacactcatacacataaattaaaaatacatagaaaattttagaaatacgTGTCATACCCTTCTATGTTACAAAATACACAGGGATAGCAATATATATTACAATGTGTATCATATATGCTTGTTAAAATATTCCCTGCccgcccgcccccctccccccgtcTGTCTGGAGGAAATATCTTAATGAATATTCATAGTCTAGAAGAGTACTTTGTTCTACTTCATAATATGTCACATATGTCACATCTTTAGAGGTCGTTAATGCTATAAATCTTTGCTATAGATTGTATATATATTGTACAGTATAgcatctgtatatgtatataatatacatatacagatgctatactgtatatatattttataatgatatAAATGTAAAAAGTTAATTCTTAGCTATTTTTTCCAAACGCCTTTGACTCACCGTGCTTTTGGAGACTTGTTTTCCTAATACTTCAAAAAGTAGAACAGCCTCGGAATTAGACATGGGTTGGGATGCTAGATTTACCACCCAATGCCCGACTTCAAGCCTAGGTTCCCAGCCTGGGGTGCGTTTTTCAGTGCTCAAAGGCACCAAGGGCAACATGGTGGagaagtgtgtggggggggtcccCTTGCAAGAAACTGCtgcttctgccccagtaaagTGGGCAGAACCAAAAAGCACACAACAAGAAATCCTTCATAGCAGCAGGGGCGGAAGCCCACGCCCTCAATCCACTCGATACTGATGTAGGCCACTGAGGAAGGAGGGTCGCCAGGAGTTCGAGGCCATGACCAGGCTACAAAACgagggagaccctgcctcaaaaatatacGAATCAGGAACGAATCCTCCCACCAAGTTCTAAGTCTGCATTCCACTAGCACGCGGGACCTCAAGAAGAGAGGGACGATTCTGCCCAGAGGAAGTGGCCGAATCTTCAGACACTGCCTGGCATCAAAAGGCTGTTTCCAGAGCAACGCGGCCGCCCAATGTCGACTGTGCGAAGCCCTCGAAGCATCTGACAGCACGTGAGCCGCAGTGCGCAGGCGCCGCTGGCCAGACGCCTGAAAGCCTAAGGGCTTCAGGAGGCATCTAGCAACCGCGCACAGCACGGCGGGAATGCTCCTTAGCCCCGCCCTCAGAGGGCCTCCTCCCTTGAGTTGTTTTGTTACGGCATACGTCACTTCCGTCATGCCTGCACCTAGGCCCGCCTCCGACGCGGCGGTAACCTAGGGCAACAGTCCGGCTCTTGTGGGCCGCGACTAGCCGCTCCGGACCTTCCTTGCCTCGCGGCCCCGTAGGAGCGTCTAAGTGGCCGTGGCCACGTCCTCATCCCAGGGAACACTCCCTAGACACTTCACGGGCGGCAGAGCCGCGGAAGGAAGCAACCTTCAGGGCGGGTAAGCAAGACGAAGATGGGGTATGGCTCCGGGAGAACCTGGCTTGGGCGGGGCCTGGGGAGCCGCGTGCGCCTCGGGGAGGAGCCATTGATAGGCGTGGCCTGTGGGGGCGTGGTCGAGGTTCCAATGGGAGGAGCTGCCCTCAGGGACCTTCTGAAGGTAAAGGCTCAGCTTGTAGCATAGTGGGAGCCGCTGGGCGGGAGGAGAGGAACCAGAGGCTGTTATGCGGCATGAAGGAGTATGCAGGGACTATTGGTAAAAGGGAGAAACCTTTGGATGCCACGATTCTGTCTGCTGAGAGCCTTGGGAATCCTCAGGCCATCCTTTCAGGCTTCAGCACGTAGTGAATTCAGAGAGCTGGAAAAAGGGCAAAATGTAAccctgttaaaaacaaaaatcaggctggagagatgactcagcggttaagagctccgactgctctttcgaaggtcgtgagttcaaatcccagcaacagcatgatggttcacagccatccgtaatgagatctgatgccctcttctgaagacagcgcTGGAgcgagaagaaaaagtgtctgaagacagcaacagtgtacttacatattataaagaaataaatcctaaaaacaaaaatctagacCCTAGGCAAAAATGCAAAAGGGCGAGAGTTGGAAGTGGTTGGAATACAAATGGCACACGCCCTACCCCACAACTGGAATTATTGACTGTTGTAAGTGGCCTTGTGGGTGCCGGGAACCGAACAtgggtcttttgcaagagtagcaaatgctcataactgctgagccatttctctcgCCCtcatccaccttattttttgagacacgtTCTTTCACGTAGTTCTCTGATTTTTGGCTATCCGGCAAGCcctaggaatcctcctgtctctccttcccagcgctggaattaaaggcgttcACCATAGCAGTTGGCTTTTTATGTGGTTACTGGGGATCCGAACTCCATTTGCTTTGGTGATGGAGCCATCTTCTCAAGCCCACCCTAGAAGAAATGCTTGGGCTTGTTAGACAGGCAGCCTCACCCGAAAATGGTAAGCTTCAGGCTCACAGAGAAACTctctcaagggaataaggcagGCACCTGATGTCACACTGAGTGCACACTTTGACATGAGTCTGCAGACATGTGTAGCTTCGTTTTGAAGCCCTAGGCTGGTGGGTTTGAAGGCCTGGGTTTTCTGTGatgacagcactcaggaggcagaggcaggaggatcaggaattcgcTAGGTAATGGGTTCCGGGCTAGTctgtgctacatgagaccttgtattAAAAACATgggtttaaaaaatagaaaaatatgggctggaaagatagttGAGGAGTTAAGAGCACGGGGCCCAGGTTCAGTACCCAGCTCCTGCATGGTAGCTAATGACTAATTCTAGTTCAGGGGACCCAGTGCTCTTCTCTGCCTCCTAGCCTACAGGGCATGCCCGCAGGACACATACATGCTAGCAAAACAGCCctacacataaaaacatttaaaaaggaaaggaaggtagCAATACATACCTCCTGCATTCCAACAGAACAGTAAGCCTGAATATAATTTGTGAGAAACCACAGGCCAGTGATGGAGGTACTTggcttaatcccagcacagaggcagaaggattgctccAAGCTGAAGGCCagctctgcctcaaaaacacattagagcggctggagagatggctcagtggttaagagcacttgctttgcCGAGAAttctggtttgattcccagcacctacatggtggctctcagGTGTCTATAAGTCCAAtcctctcttctggtctctgcagcaTGAGGCACACATggagtgtgcacatatgtacatgtgtgcaaaacactcatacacgtaacacaaataAGCCTGatacacttttgtttgtttttattttatgaatataagtattcacctgtatgtgtgtatgtgtaccacatatatgCAGTTCTGCAGAAGACAAGAGATGGACTCAGAATATCTGGAACTCAGAatattacagacaattgtgaattgccatatgggtgctgggaactgaacttgggtcctctgcaagagtagcaaatgttcttaactgctgaagaacctctccagtccccccaaaataaacaaatcttaaaaagaaaagccaagcggggcagtggtggcgcacacctttaatcccagcacttgggaggcagaagctggtggatttctgagttcgaggccagcctggtctacagagtgagttccaggacagccagggctacacagagaagtcctgtctcaaacaaacaaacaaacaaacaaacaaaaaacaaaacaaaaaagaaaagaaaacccacaacaaaacaaaaagatgaacccacacatctctggttttggtgattttattttt of the Apodemus sylvaticus chromosome 21, mApoSyl1.1, whole genome shotgun sequence genome contains:
- the Gcsh gene encoding glycine cleavage system H protein, mitochondrial, with translation MSLRVARSVQAVACSLRTALAFCPPRPWAPSAAAVRSLRTGSGLLSVRKFTEKHEWITTEDGTGTVGISNFAQEALGDVVYCSLPEVGTKLKKQEEFGALESVKAASELYSPLSGEVTEVNEALAENPGLVNKSCYEDGWLIKMTLSDPSELDELMSEEAYEKYVKSIEE